In a genomic window of Flavobacterium sp. KACC 22761:
- a CDS encoding thioredoxin family protein, translating to MKIKNIVILILILPFFSFKSFANKREGKITADLSPIKNYFDHVVIKMTGYAEFGDSVETIDTIKAIGGKFEYHFSVPETRMTTIVLLKNNEEITDLAVKDAALSEEYGYDGEFLVGNEDIKLSCTYPEWLGMPYVQVSSIGLKEHKLYSWLNTHDLNYHYVNKDFIKKHPDSYSVLQAVYFQRGSLQTDDIASMIELFSDELKHSGSYAAIKKYLSKIKMLQKGEFATSFNWFDVNGVAHDFKSVLNGKKYVLVVFWSSDCESCRYEVKFAKNIEQRYGDKVSIVYLSIDTDFQKWKQAVEEEKMTWYNLSGLPNSKKTVAENYYTDYAPEFLLLDTEGKSLMPNSCHLFFEIESFFKNELNLSK from the coding sequence ATGAAAATTAAAAATATAGTAATACTAATTTTAATATTGCCTTTTTTTTCTTTTAAGTCATTTGCAAATAAGAGAGAAGGAAAAATAACGGCTGACCTTTCTCCAATTAAAAATTATTTTGATCATGTCGTAATAAAAATGACAGGCTATGCAGAATTTGGAGATTCTGTCGAGACAATTGATACCATAAAGGCTATAGGAGGGAAATTTGAGTATCATTTTTCTGTACCGGAAACAAGAATGACAACTATTGTGCTGTTAAAAAATAATGAAGAAATAACTGATCTTGCAGTCAAAGACGCAGCGCTTTCTGAGGAGTATGGCTATGATGGAGAGTTTTTAGTTGGAAACGAGGATATAAAACTCAGTTGTACCTATCCCGAGTGGCTTGGAATGCCTTATGTTCAAGTTTCCTCTATAGGTTTAAAAGAGCACAAGTTGTACAGTTGGTTGAATACACATGATTTAAATTATCACTATGTAAATAAAGATTTTATTAAAAAACATCCTGATAGTTACAGTGTATTGCAGGCCGTTTATTTTCAAAGAGGAAGTTTGCAAACGGATGATATCGCTAGCATGATCGAATTGTTTTCTGATGAATTGAAACATTCTGGAAGTTATGCTGCCATAAAAAAATACCTAAGTAAAATAAAAATGCTGCAAAAAGGTGAATTTGCAACAAGCTTTAATTGGTTTGATGTGAATGGGGTTGCACATGATTTTAAATCGGTTTTAAATGGCAAAAAATACGTGCTAGTTGTTTTCTGGTCAAGTGATTGCGAGTCGTGCAGGTATGAGGTCAAATTTGCAAAAAATATAGAACAGCGATATGGAGATAAAGTCAGCATCGTTTATTTAAGTATTGACACTGATTTTCAAAAATGGAAACAAGCAGTTGAAGAAGAAAAAATGACTTGGTATAATTTGTCAGGACTTCCAAACAGTAAAAAGACCGTCGCAGAAAATTATTATACTGATTACGCTCCAGAATTTCTATTACTTGACACCGAAGGAAAATCATTAATGCCGAATAGCTGCCATCTATTTTTTGAAATTGAAAGTTTCTTTAAAAACGAATTGAATCTTTCCAAATAG